A single window of [Clostridium] hylemonae DSM 15053 DNA harbors:
- the smc gene encoding chromosome segregation protein SMC, producing the protein MYLKSIEVQGFKSFAHKIKFDFHNGITAIVGPNGSGKSNVADAVRWVLGEQRVKQLRGGSMQDVIFSGTENRKPLSYASVAITLDNSDHHLPIDYEEVTVARKLYRSGESEYLINGSGCRLKDVNELFYDTGIGKEGYSIIGQGQIDKILSGKPEERRELFDEAAGIVKFKRRKNMSVKKLEEERQNLLRVNDILSELEKQVGPLEKQAEKAREFLKKKEELKKYDINMFLLETKRLSDQIQSIDGRLDTTRAELDEANSRYEDMKTEYESVEEQVDSIDASVEKAKSQLNETNMLKQQLENQIALLKEQIHSAHMNDEHYDQRAKTIDSEIAEREKQLTELVTEQESIQAELDEKGKLERLARAELIEVETRIATLTASVESNKKDIIELLNSRASTKAKIQRYDTMLEQIEVRKSQMNKQVIECESEAAKQEVHLETFQKELREISGQIIELTEESSTYEDKIKVVQDKLAGQNEQFRIGQTAYHREQSRLESLKNITERYDGYGNSIRKVMDNREKEKGLLGVVADIIKVDKDYEIAVETALGGSIQNIVTSDEDTAKRMIQFLKQNKYGRATFLPLTAIKANGGIYRQEALKEPGVVGTADKLVTTGEKFKGLAEYLLGRTLVVDHIDHGIAIARKYRQSIRIVTLEGELINPGGSMTGGAFRNSSNLLSRRREIEEFEKTVRQLKREIDELEAASDALRQERTGYYDKLEELKSRLQKAYVIQNTAKMNVDQAEARIRTARNSASGLKREADELDSQITDIIDNQESINVELDTSESLEKELTDKIEKEQKILEAEREEEGRKQKAAEEIHLSYAGLEQKYTFLLENTERIQEEIAKFQEELSELEASKGGTSREIEEKEEQIEDLKNTIINSKELFAEIQQEIERLKQEREELNRKHKVFLQKREELSRHMSELDKEIFRLESQKEGYEEASEKQMNYMWEEYEVTYNHALEIRDESLTDLARMKKQIQTLKGEIKGLGDVNVNAIEDYKILSERYEFLKNQHDDLVEAEATLVQIIEELDEAMRKQFREQFDLISGEFDHVFKELFGGGKGTLELMEDEDILEAGIRIIAQPPGKKLQNMMQLSGGEKALTAIALLFAIQNLKPSPFCLLDEIEAALDDSNVVRFAKYLHKLTKNTQFIVITHRRGTMTAADRLYGITMQEKGVSTMVSVSLLEEQLDK; encoded by the coding sequence ATGTATTTAAAAAGCATAGAAGTGCAGGGATTCAAGTCATTTGCACATAAGATAAAATTTGATTTCCATAACGGCATAACTGCCATTGTAGGGCCGAACGGAAGCGGGAAGAGCAATGTCGCAGACGCGGTGCGCTGGGTGCTCGGTGAACAGAGAGTGAAGCAGCTGCGCGGCGGCAGCATGCAGGACGTCATATTTTCCGGCACGGAGAACAGAAAGCCTCTGAGTTATGCGTCTGTGGCGATCACGCTGGATAATTCAGACCATCATCTTCCAATAGACTATGAGGAAGTGACGGTGGCCAGAAAGCTTTACCGTTCCGGGGAGAGTGAATATCTGATCAACGGAAGCGGCTGCAGGCTGAAAGATGTCAATGAGCTGTTCTATGATACCGGCATCGGAAAAGAAGGCTACTCGATCATCGGACAGGGCCAGATAGATAAGATATTAAGCGGAAAACCGGAAGAGCGCAGGGAATTGTTCGACGAGGCCGCCGGTATCGTGAAGTTCAAACGGCGGAAGAACATGTCGGTAAAGAAGCTGGAGGAGGAAAGGCAGAATCTGCTCCGGGTAAACGATATCCTCTCGGAGCTTGAAAAACAGGTCGGCCCGCTTGAAAAGCAGGCCGAGAAGGCAAGGGAGTTCCTGAAGAAAAAAGAAGAGCTGAAAAAATATGACATCAATATGTTTCTGCTGGAGACGAAGCGGCTGAGCGATCAGATACAAAGCATTGACGGCAGACTCGATACCACGCGGGCAGAACTGGATGAGGCGAACAGCCGTTATGAGGACATGAAGACAGAATACGAGTCCGTGGAAGAGCAGGTCGACAGCATCGACGCGTCGGTAGAAAAGGCAAAAAGCCAGCTGAATGAGACAAATATGCTGAAACAGCAGCTGGAGAACCAGATAGCGCTCCTAAAAGAACAGATCCACAGCGCGCATATGAACGACGAGCACTATGACCAGCGTGCGAAAACGATCGACAGTGAGATAGCAGAAAGAGAAAAGCAGCTGACGGAACTTGTCACGGAACAGGAGAGTATTCAGGCGGAGCTGGATGAAAAGGGGAAGCTTGAACGCCTGGCCAGGGCAGAGCTGATCGAGGTGGAGACGCGCATCGCCACGCTGACGGCATCCGTCGAGAGCAATAAGAAGGATATTATCGAACTGCTGAACAGCAGGGCATCTACGAAAGCCAAGATCCAGCGCTATGACACGATGCTGGAACAGATCGAGGTGCGAAAGAGCCAGATGAACAAGCAGGTCATCGAGTGTGAGAGCGAAGCCGCAAAGCAGGAAGTACATCTGGAAACGTTCCAGAAGGAACTCAGAGAGATATCCGGACAGATCATAGAGCTGACAGAAGAGAGCAGTACATACGAAGACAAGATCAAGGTGGTCCAGGATAAGCTTGCCGGCCAGAACGAACAGTTCCGCATCGGCCAGACAGCATATCACAGGGAGCAGTCGAGGCTTGAGTCTCTGAAGAACATCACGGAGCGGTATGACGGTTACGGCAACAGTATCCGTAAAGTTATGGACAACAGGGAGAAGGAAAAAGGACTTCTCGGAGTCGTGGCCGATATTATAAAAGTGGATAAAGACTATGAGATCGCGGTGGAGACAGCTCTCGGAGGAAGCATTCAGAATATCGTGACTTCTGATGAGGACACTGCAAAGCGTATGATTCAGTTTCTGAAACAGAACAAGTACGGGCGAGCAACGTTCCTTCCGCTTACGGCCATTAAGGCAAACGGGGGCATCTACAGGCAGGAGGCGCTGAAGGAGCCGGGCGTGGTCGGCACGGCGGACAAGCTGGTCACGACAGGAGAAAAGTTCAAAGGACTGGCAGAATATCTCCTCGGAAGGACTCTCGTTGTGGATCACATAGATCACGGGATCGCCATAGCGAGGAAATACAGGCAGTCCATCCGCATCGTTACACTTGAGGGAGAACTGATCAATCCGGGAGGCTCCATGACCGGAGGCGCATTCAGGAATTCAAGCAATCTGCTGAGCAGACGCCGTGAGATAGAAGAATTTGAAAAGACGGTCAGACAGCTCAAACGGGAGATCGACGAGCTGGAGGCAGCGTCCGACGCACTGCGTCAGGAGCGCACCGGATATTATGATAAGCTGGAAGAATTGAAAAGCCGGCTGCAGAAAGCATACGTCATCCAGAATACGGCAAAGATGAATGTGGACCAGGCGGAGGCCAGAATACGGACCGCCAGAAACTCGGCGTCCGGTCTTAAGAGAGAAGCCGACGAGCTGGACAGCCAGATCACAGATATCATTGACAACCAGGAGTCCATCAATGTAGAACTGGATACATCGGAGAGTCTTGAGAAGGAACTTACAGACAAGATAGAAAAAGAACAGAAGATATTGGAGGCTGAACGGGAAGAAGAGGGGCGGAAGCAGAAAGCCGCGGAAGAGATCCATCTGTCCTATGCCGGATTAGAGCAGAAGTATACGTTCCTGCTTGAAAATACAGAACGTATCCAGGAAGAGATCGCCAAATTCCAGGAGGAGCTCAGTGAGCTGGAAGCCAGCAAAGGCGGTACCTCCAGGGAAATCGAGGAAAAAGAAGAGCAGATAGAGGATCTGAAAAATACGATCATCAACTCAAAAGAACTGTTTGCCGAGATCCAGCAGGAGATTGAACGGCTGAAGCAGGAGCGGGAAGAACTGAACAGAAAACATAAGGTATTTCTGCAGAAGCGGGAAGAGCTGTCCCGGCATATGTCGGAGCTGGATAAAGAGATATTCCGGCTCGAAAGCCAGAAAGAGGGCTACGAGGAAGCTTCTGAGAAGCAGATGAATTATATGTGGGAAGAATATGAGGTCACATATAACCATGCGCTGGAAATAAGGGATGAATCACTGACAGACCTTGCGCGGATGAAGAAGCAGATCCAGACGTTAAAGGGCGAGATAAAGGGACTCGGAGATGTCAATGTCAACGCGATCGAGGATTATAAAATTCTGTCCGAGCGGTATGAATTTCTTAAAAACCAGCACGATGACCTCGTGGAGGCAGAGGCCACGCTCGTGCAGATCATCGAGGAACTGGATGAAGCGATGCGCAAGCAGTTCAGGGAACAGTTTGACCTTATAAGCGGGGAATTTGACCATGTGTTCAAGGAGTTGTTCGGCGGGGGAAAGGGTACGCTTGAGCTGATGGAGGATGAGGATATTCTGGAGGCAGGCATCCGGATCATCGCACAGCCGCCGGGGAAGAAGCTGCAGAATATGATGCAGCTGTCTGGCGGGGAGAAGGCGCTCACCGCAATCGCCCTTCTTTTTGCCATCCAGAACCTGAAACCGTCACCGTTCTGTCTGCTGGATGAGATCGAAGCGGCGCTGGATGACAGCAATGTTGTAAGATTTGCAAAATATCTGCATAAACTGACGAAGAATACACAGTTTATAGTTATCACACATAGAAGAGGAACAATGACGGCTGCAGACAGGCTCTATGGAATCACCATGCAGGAAAAAGGTGTATCTACCATGGTCTCTGTGAGCTTACTCGAAGAGCAGCTGGATAAATAG
- the ftsY gene encoding signal recognition particle-docking protein FtsY yields MSEEVKMEEVKQESGEKQGFFRRLVSGLTKTRDNIISGMDNIFSGFSRIDEEFYEELEEVLIMGDLGVQATDNILEDLKEKVRARHIKEPSECRQLLIDSIKEQMDIGETAYEFEDRTSVVMVIGVNGVGKTTTIGKLAGKLRSRHKKVVLAAADTFRAAAGEQLKEWADRAQAELIGGQEGSDPASVVYDAVAAAKARHADVLLCDTAGRLHNKKNLMEELKKMNRIIDREFPDAYRETLVVLDATTGQNALMQAKEFNEVADITGIILTKMDGTAKGGIAVAIQAELGIPVKYIGVGETIEDLQKFDADEFVNALFTTEKPEE; encoded by the coding sequence ATGTCCGAGGAAGTTAAAATGGAAGAAGTGAAGCAGGAATCCGGGGAAAAGCAAGGATTTTTCCGGCGGCTCGTCTCCGGTCTTACGAAGACGAGAGATAATATCATTTCCGGCATGGACAATATATTCAGCGGATTCTCCAGGATCGATGAAGAGTTTTATGAAGAACTGGAAGAAGTTCTCATAATGGGAGATCTCGGTGTCCAGGCGACCGACAATATACTGGAAGACTTGAAAGAGAAGGTCAGAGCCAGACATATCAAGGAGCCGTCCGAGTGCCGGCAGCTTCTGATAGACAGTATCAAGGAGCAGATGGATATCGGTGAAACGGCCTACGAGTTTGAGGACAGGACTTCTGTCGTGATGGTCATCGGTGTAAACGGGGTCGGAAAGACAACGACAATAGGAAAACTGGCAGGGAAACTGAGAAGCCGCCATAAAAAAGTCGTGCTTGCGGCGGCGGATACCTTCCGCGCGGCGGCGGGGGAACAGTTGAAGGAATGGGCAGACCGGGCTCAGGCCGAGCTTATCGGCGGCCAGGAGGGGTCAGACCCGGCTTCGGTCGTATATGATGCTGTGGCGGCCGCAAAGGCACGTCATGCAGACGTGCTGCTCTGTGATACGGCAGGACGGCTGCACAATAAGAAGAACCTGATGGAAGAACTGAAGAAAATGAACCGTATCATAGACAGAGAATTTCCGGATGCCTACAGGGAAACGCTTGTTGTCCTCGATGCGACGACAGGACAGAATGCTCTTATGCAGGCGAAGGAATTTAATGAAGTTGCCGATATCACCGGAATCATCCTGACGAAGATGGACGGGACGGCAAAAGGCGGCATAGCAGTCGCCATCCAGGCGGAGCTCGGAATTCCGGTGAAGTATATCGGGGTTGGAGAGACGATAGAAGATCTGCAGAAGTTTGATGCGGACGAATTTGTTAATGCGTTATTCACGACTGAAAAGCCGGAAGAATAA
- the ilvA gene encoding threonine ammonia-lyase, translated as MMTLEKFEQASELVKKVTNPTKLVYSEYLSQQSGGKIYLKPENMQYTGAYKVRGAYYKISTLSEEERGKGLITASAGNHAQGVAYAAQKYGCKATIVMPTVTPLIKVNRTKSYGAEVILHGDVYDDACDYALKLAEENGYTFVHPFDDLDVATGQGSIAMEIVQELPTVDYILAPIGGGGLISGVSTLAKMLNPKIQIIGVEPAQAASMTAALANEGPVTLPSANTIADGTAVKRVGEKIFPYVQENVDRIVTVEDDELIGAFLDLVENHKMVVENSGLLTVAALKQLDLKGKKAVAILSGGNMDVITMSSIVQHGLIQRDRIFSVSVLLPDKPGELVRVAATIADAQGNVIKLEHNQFVSTNRNAAVELRITMEAFGTEHKHEIMQALEDEGFRPREIGAKLY; from the coding sequence ATGATGACACTAGAAAAATTCGAGCAGGCAAGTGAGCTCGTAAAAAAAGTAACCAATCCCACCAAGCTGGTCTACAGTGAGTATTTAAGCCAGCAAAGCGGCGGAAAGATATATCTGAAGCCGGAGAATATGCAGTACACAGGTGCTTACAAAGTCAGGGGCGCTTATTATAAAATCAGCACTCTGTCGGAAGAAGAACGCGGGAAGGGCCTCATTACGGCCTCTGCCGGCAATCACGCCCAGGGAGTCGCCTATGCGGCCCAGAAGTATGGCTGCAAAGCTACGATCGTGATGCCTACAGTGACTCCGCTCATCAAAGTGAACCGGACAAAGAGCTACGGGGCGGAAGTCATTCTCCACGGCGACGTGTACGACGATGCATGTGACTATGCGCTTAAGCTTGCGGAAGAAAACGGATATACATTTGTCCATCCGTTTGATGATCTCGATGTGGCTACGGGGCAGGGAAGCATTGCAATGGAAATCGTGCAGGAACTGCCTACGGTAGATTACATACTCGCGCCGATCGGCGGCGGCGGCCTTATCTCAGGCGTATCTACCCTGGCAAAGATGCTGAATCCGAAGATCCAGATCATCGGTGTGGAGCCGGCCCAGGCAGCCAGTATGACAGCCGCGCTCGCCAACGAAGGTCCGGTCACGCTTCCGAGCGCCAACACAATTGCGGACGGTACGGCTGTAAAGCGGGTCGGTGAGAAAATATTCCCGTATGTACAGGAGAATGTAGACAGGATCGTCACGGTAGAAGACGATGAGCTCATAGGGGCTTTTCTCGATCTCGTGGAGAACCACAAGATGGTCGTGGAAAATTCAGGCCTGCTCACTGTAGCTGCGCTGAAGCAGCTGGACTTAAAAGGAAAGAAAGCGGTAGCGATCTTAAGCGGCGGCAATATGGACGTGATCACGATGTCCTCTATCGTACAGCACGGACTGATACAGAGAGACCGTATCTTCTCCGTGTCCGTGCTTCTGCCTGATAAGCCGGGTGAGCTTGTACGTGTAGCGGCTACGATCGCGGACGCCCAGGGTAATGTCATCAAGCTTGAGCATAACCAGTTCGTAAGTACGAACCGCAACGCCGCGGTGGAGCTTCGTATCACAATGGAAGCATTCGGGACAGAGCATAAGCATGAGATCATGCAGGCGCTGGAGGATGAAGGATTCCGTCCGAGGGAGATCGGAGCAAAATTATATTAG
- a CDS encoding DUF1653 domain-containing protein, with the protein MEHHIPQKGERYRHFKGNLYEVLAVASHSETAQQLVIYEGLYREHPVYARPLEQFMGRVDAEKYPDRGQEYRFELEEESEAGNGQSLIMEFLDLDTKEEKVEFLQRERMNITEDFLCAAAMSLDYVESKEDPDLRYEDLMHYLKTLIRYENRRR; encoded by the coding sequence ATGGAACATCACATTCCTCAGAAAGGAGAACGTTACCGCCATTTTAAGGGGAACCTGTATGAGGTTCTGGCGGTGGCGTCGCATTCTGAAACGGCACAGCAGCTTGTCATTTATGAAGGCCTTTACAGGGAACATCCGGTATACGCCAGGCCGCTTGAGCAGTTTATGGGCAGAGTAGACGCGGAGAAATATCCGGACAGGGGACAGGAGTACCGTTTTGAGCTGGAGGAAGAGAGTGAGGCCGGAAACGGACAGAGTCTGATCATGGAGTTTCTCGATCTGGATACAAAAGAGGAGAAGGTTGAATTCCTGCAGCGGGAGAGGATGAACATAACGGAGGACTTTTTATGTGCGGCGGCCATGAGTCTGGACTATGTGGAGAGCAAGGAGGATCCAGACCTGCGTTATGAAGACCTGATGCATTATCTGAAAACGTTGATACGCTATGAAAACAGGAGAAGATGA
- a CDS encoding tetratricopeptide repeat protein: protein MMKNREKDQAGTDGPQMAELCAKVKEYVENEDWESCMELIPKYMEQYPDSAVPHNLMGIVLESQGKHPEAMRHFRAAWSLDSTFVPANRNMDAYAVYDRTQKVEPAYTMEDCMPKTEPGALQKTSFFLRSLLANHSKKAGAA from the coding sequence ATGATGAAAAACAGAGAAAAAGATCAGGCCGGTACAGACGGTCCGCAGATGGCAGAGCTTTGCGCGAAGGTAAAGGAATATGTCGAGAATGAAGACTGGGAAAGCTGTATGGAACTGATACCAAAATATATGGAGCAATATCCGGACAGCGCAGTGCCCCATAATCTGATGGGCATTGTGCTGGAAAGCCAGGGAAAACACCCGGAGGCGATGCGGCATTTTCGCGCGGCATGGTCGCTGGACTCTACGTTTGTGCCGGCAAACCGCAATATGGACGCATATGCTGTCTATGACAGGACGCAGAAAGTAGAGCCGGCTTATACGATGGAAGACTGTATGCCAAAGACGGAACCGGGGGCCTTGCAGAAGACAAGTTTTTTTCTGCGCAGCCTGCTTGCGAACCACTCGAAGAAAGCAGGCGCGGCATAA
- a CDS encoding sensor histidine kinase yields MMDLEENKIIPDARAKRHGRGKLKIFFGYAAGTGKTYAMLQSAQKAKEAGIDVVAGYIEPHTRPETMALAQGLEMLPAKELPRRNMILREFDLEAALERRPELILIDELAHANAAGCRHEKRYQDIRELLKAGINVHTTVNVQHLESLNDLIAGITGVIVKERIPDSVFDGADQAELVDIEPEELLERMKEGKIYGKSGADRAMGNFFTEENLVSLREIALRRMADRVNRARDTMTPLRNGTAEHILICLSPSPSNGTVIRQAARMAAAFHGDFTALYVETPEASDRSRADIRQMNENMRLAEQLGAKIVTSYGSDIVEEIAAYAKVARVTKIVLGRTYTRRRLLFIKDSFSEQLSRLAPTLEIFLIPDTYDKSYRAEKRRKKPADVQSSTAKDAVVCVLSLICSTAIAFLLNRFFGFSAANIVMVYMLSVLMSAVFTSRQVWGIIASVMSILIFNFFFTEPYRTLQVNDPGYLITFCVMFITAVISSALTKKVKNYARQNAKKAYRTEILLETSRKLQDAGTLENIAKKTAEQLNMLLERNVYFYLGRPEKKNRPVVCKADETAPDMLEDDELAVAQWTYQNNKHAGYSTQTLPGARCLCMAVRSADKVFAVVAIDMQLREIPAFEEGIMGAILNECAFALEKEELIIERKEADVKLQKEQLRANLLRSISHDLRTPLTSISGNAETLMGNDSELSRQQRNAIYKDIYDDSMWLVNLVENLLSVTRIENGSMELNIQGEILEDVITEALRHVNRRGREQVITVECDELLMARMDVKLMLQVIINLTDNAVKYTPPHSEIMIKARRHGDKAVVTVADNGPGIKEDEKDRLFQMFYTSSNTVSDGRRGMGLGLTLCQAVVGAHGSEIKVYDNVPHGAVFRFELEVEEVIL; encoded by the coding sequence ATGATGGATTTAGAAGAAAACAAAATAATTCCGGATGCGCGCGCAAAGCGGCACGGAAGAGGAAAACTTAAGATTTTTTTCGGATATGCGGCAGGCACAGGGAAAACGTATGCCATGCTGCAGTCTGCCCAGAAAGCAAAAGAGGCGGGTATTGACGTCGTCGCCGGCTATATCGAACCCCATACAAGGCCGGAGACGATGGCGCTGGCCCAAGGGCTGGAAATGCTTCCGGCAAAAGAGCTGCCGCGCCGCAATATGATCCTGCGGGAATTTGATCTGGAAGCAGCGCTTGAACGCAGACCGGAACTGATTCTCATAGATGAGCTTGCACACGCGAATGCTGCGGGGTGCCGCCATGAAAAGCGGTACCAGGATATAAGAGAGCTGCTGAAAGCAGGTATTAACGTGCATACGACTGTAAATGTACAGCACCTGGAAAGCCTGAACGATCTGATCGCCGGAATTACGGGCGTCATTGTGAAGGAACGGATTCCGGATTCAGTGTTTGACGGGGCGGATCAGGCAGAACTGGTCGACATAGAACCGGAAGAACTGCTGGAACGGATGAAAGAGGGGAAAATTTACGGGAAAAGCGGGGCGGACCGGGCAATGGGTAATTTTTTCACAGAAGAGAATCTCGTCTCACTGAGAGAAATTGCCCTGCGAAGAATGGCCGACCGTGTGAACCGCGCACGGGATACGATGACTCCTTTAAGGAACGGGACGGCGGAACATATCCTCATCTGTCTGTCTCCGTCTCCCTCCAACGGAACGGTCATCCGCCAGGCGGCCAGAATGGCGGCGGCCTTCCACGGCGATTTTACGGCGCTGTACGTTGAGACGCCGGAAGCCTCTGACCGGTCCAGAGCGGATATACGGCAGATGAATGAAAATATGCGGCTGGCAGAACAGCTCGGCGCGAAGATCGTCACTTCGTATGGGAGTGATATTGTAGAAGAGATCGCGGCTTACGCCAAGGTGGCCCGGGTCACGAAGATCGTACTTGGCAGGACATATACACGGCGCAGGCTTCTGTTTATCAAAGACAGTTTTTCAGAGCAGCTGAGCAGGCTGGCGCCGACGCTGGAGATTTTCCTTATCCCGGATACTTATGACAAATCGTACAGAGCGGAAAAAAGGAGAAAAAAACCGGCGGATGTGCAGAGCAGTACGGCCAAGGATGCCGTTGTATGTGTGCTGAGCCTTATATGCTCCACAGCTATCGCGTTTCTGCTGAACCGTTTCTTTGGTTTCAGCGCGGCCAATATCGTGATGGTCTATATGCTCAGTGTGCTCATGTCCGCCGTGTTTACAAGCCGTCAGGTCTGGGGGATCATCGCAAGTGTAATGAGCATTCTCATATTCAACTTTTTCTTCACAGAGCCGTACCGTACGCTGCAGGTAAATGACCCCGGATATCTGATCACTTTCTGTGTTATGTTTATTACAGCTGTCATCAGTTCAGCCCTGACGAAAAAGGTAAAAAACTATGCGAGGCAGAACGCAAAAAAGGCGTACCGGACGGAGATCCTTCTGGAGACGAGCCGAAAGCTCCAGGATGCAGGGACGCTTGAGAATATAGCAAAGAAGACGGCCGAGCAGCTCAATATGCTGCTGGAACGGAATGTTTATTTCTATCTCGGGAGGCCGGAGAAGAAAAACAGGCCGGTCGTGTGCAAGGCAGATGAGACCGCGCCTGATATGCTGGAGGATGACGAGCTTGCCGTGGCACAATGGACATACCAGAATAATAAGCATGCAGGATACTCCACGCAGACGCTTCCGGGGGCGCGGTGCCTCTGTATGGCAGTGCGCAGCGCAGATAAAGTGTTTGCGGTCGTGGCGATAGATATGCAGCTAAGAGAGATCCCTGCTTTCGAGGAGGGGATCATGGGTGCGATACTGAACGAATGTGCGTTTGCTCTGGAGAAGGAAGAATTGATCATAGAACGGAAAGAGGCAGACGTAAAGCTTCAGAAGGAACAGCTCAGGGCGAATCTGCTACGGTCTATCTCGCATGATCTGCGCACGCCTCTGACGAGTATTTCGGGAAACGCAGAGACTTTGATGGGAAATGACAGTGAATTGAGCCGGCAGCAGAGGAATGCCATTTATAAGGATATATACGATGATTCCATGTGGCTCGTCAATCTTGTGGAGAACCTGCTGTCTGTCACAAGAATTGAGAATGGCTCGATGGAGCTCAATATACAGGGAGAGATACTGGAGGATGTCATAACCGAGGCGCTCAGGCACGTAAACCGCAGGGGACGGGAACAGGTCATCACAGTTGAGTGCGATGAACTTCTCATGGCCCGGATGGACGTCAAACTGATGCTGCAGGTAATTATCAATCTGACGGACAATGCGGTCAAATATACGCCGCCCCACTCTGAGATCATGATAAAGGCCAGGCGTCATGGTGACAAGGCGGTCGTCACTGTCGCGGATAATGGTCCGGGTATAAAGGAGGACGAAAAGGACCGCCTGTTCCAGATGTTTTATACGTCCAGCAATACGGTGTCGGACGGCCGGCGCGGAATGGGACTTGGCCTTACGCTCTGCCAGGCGGTGGTAGGAGCACACGGCAGTGAGATAAAAGTGTATGACAATGTGCCGCATGGTGCGGTATTTAGATTTGAACTTGAAGTGGAGGAAGTAATATTATGA
- a CDS encoding response regulator, translating into MTANGKPYVLVVEDDAPVRNLITTTLESQNYKYMTSANGSQAVMSAASGNPDIILMDLGLPDMDGVDVIKKIRTWSVAPIIVISARSDDKDKVDALDAGADDYLTKPFSVEELLARLRSTLRRIQYLTQKGEEEPSVFHNGSLTIDYGAGTVYVGEQEIHLMPLEYSLLCLLAQNVGKVLTYQFILDKVWVNAIESDMSSLRVYMASLRKKIEKNSSQPQCIQTHIGIGYRMVRLN; encoded by the coding sequence ATGACAGCGAACGGAAAACCGTACGTCCTTGTAGTGGAAGATGACGCGCCGGTCAGAAATCTCATAACAACAACGCTGGAATCCCAGAATTATAAATACATGACGTCTGCAAACGGGAGTCAGGCAGTCATGTCGGCGGCCTCCGGGAATCCTGATATCATATTGATGGATCTGGGACTCCCCGATATGGACGGTGTGGATGTGATCAAGAAGATACGCACATGGTCGGTGGCCCCTATAATTGTGATCAGTGCCAGAAGTGATGATAAAGATAAAGTAGACGCCCTTGATGCAGGGGCAGACGATTATCTGACGAAACCGTTCAGCGTGGAGGAACTGCTCGCAAGACTCCGGTCAACGCTGCGGCGGATCCAGTATCTGACACAAAAAGGGGAGGAGGAGCCGAGCGTATTTCACAATGGCAGCCTTACTATTGACTACGGTGCGGGCACAGTGTATGTAGGTGAGCAGGAGATCCATCTGATGCCGCTCGAATACAGCCTGCTCTGCCTTCTGGCCCAGAATGTCGGAAAGGTGCTGACATACCAGTTTATTCTCGATAAGGTATGGGTCAATGCCATTGAGAGCGACATGTCGTCACTTCGCGTCTATATGGCTTCTCTCAGAAAGAAAATTGAAAAGAACAGCAGTCAGCCGCAGTGTATTCAGACTCATATCGGAATCGGATACCGGATGGTCCGGCTGAATTAA